Proteins encoded together in one Meles meles chromosome 7, mMelMel3.1 paternal haplotype, whole genome shotgun sequence window:
- the LOC123947055 gene encoding olfactory receptor 6C76-like: MENRTTVTVFILAGLTQDPKLKIVLFIFLLLTYLLSISGNLVIITLTLLDSHLKTPMYFFLRNFSFLEISYTTVCIPKLLVSMATGDKTISYNCCATQLFFAFLLGASEFYLLAVMSYDRYVAICKPLHYTTIMNSKICIQLVLSSWITGFLIIFPGLILGLSLDFCDSNIIDHFYCDTAPLLQISCTDTHVLEMMSFVLALVTLLVTLALVILSYTCIALTILRIPSANQRKKAFSTCSSHMIVISLSYGSCIFMYIKPSVKQRISLMKGVAILNTSIAPLLNPFIYTLRNQQVKQAFKNLLQRFLFLF; the protein is encoded by the coding sequence ATGGAAAACCGTACAACTGTGACAGTATTTATCTTAGCAGGGTTGACACAGGACCCCAAATTGAAGATTGTGTTATTTATCTTCCTACTCCTCACCTACTTGTTAAGCATCTCAGGAAACTTAGTTATCATTACTCTCACTTTGCTGGATTCTCATCTCAAGACccctatgtatttctttcttcgaaacttttctttcttagaaatttcTTATACAACAGTCTGCATCCCCAAATTGCTTGTGAGCATGGCAACCGGTGACAAAACAATTTCATATAACTGCTGTGCAACTCAGTTATTTTTTGCCTTCCTTCTCGGTGCATCAGAATTTTATCTCCTGGCTGTCATGTCCTATGATCGTTATGTTGCCATCTGTAAGCCCTTGCATTATACAACCATTATGAACAGCAAAATCTGTATCCAGTTAGTCCTTAGCTCTTGGATCACTGGTTTCCTCATCATCTTTCCAGGACTCATTTTAGGCTTAAGCCTGGACTTCTGTGACTCCAATATCATTGATCATTTCTACTGTGACACTGCTCCCCTCTTGCAAATCTCCTGCACTGATACACATGTATTGGAAATGATGAGTTTCGTCTTAGCTTTGGTGACTCTGCTGGTCACTTTGGCATTGGTGATTCTATCATACACATGCATTGCCTTGACAATTTTAAGAATTCCTTCTGCCAACCAGAGAAAAAAGGCTTTCTCCACATGTTCTTCTCACATGATTGTCATCTCCCTCTCATATGGCAGCTGCATCTTCATGTACATTAAACCCTCAGTCAAACAGAGGATATCCTTAATGAAGGGAGTAGCAATTCTCAATACTTCTATTGCTCCACTTTTAAACCCCTTCATTTATACTCTAAGGAACCAGCAGGTAAAGCAAGCATTTAAGAACTTGCTACaaagatttctgtttttattctaa